DNA sequence from the Candidatus Eisenbacteria bacterium genome:
CGCCCTGCGCGATCGCGTCGTCGCCGCGATGCGGGATTCGATGCTCGCCGTCCTCGAGGAGATCTCTCGCATGGCGGTCGAGGAGACCGGTCTCGGTCGCGTCGAGGACAAGATCGTCAAGAACCGGCTGGTGGCCGTGAAGACCCCCGGTACCGAGGCGCTTCTGCCCCATGCCGTCTCGGGCGACTGTGGCCTGATGCTCCTCGAGAGGGCGCCCTACGGCGTGATCGGCGCGATCACGCCCGTCACCAATCCGACCAGCACGATCATCTGCAACAGCATCGGAATGCTCGCGGCCGGCAACGCCGTGGTCTTCAACGCGCATCCGTCGGCCAAGGGAGTCTCCTGCCACGTCGTCCGGCTTCTCAACCGGGCGATCCGATCCGCCGGGGGGCCGGCCGATCTGATCTGCGCCGTCGCCGAGCCGACGATCGAGAGCGCCAAGGAGCTGATGCGGCACCCGGGTGTCAGGCTTCTCGTCGTCACAGGGGGCGCGGGCGTTGTGGTCGAAGCCATGCGCAGCGGCAAGCGGGCGATCTGCGCGGGCCCCGGGAACCCTCCCGTGGTCGTCGACGAGAGCGCGGACATCGAGAGTGCGGCCCGCGATGTCGTCCTGGGCGCCTCCTTCGACAACAACGTCATCTGCACCGATGAGAAGGAGGTCTTCGTCGTGGCTTCGGTGGCGGATGCCCTCCTGCAGGCGATGATCCGTAACGGAGCCTATCGCCTCAGGGCGGACGAGCTGCGCCGGGTGGAGCAGGTCATCTTCAAGGAGAATCGAGGTCAGGGCAGGCCTGGTGTGGTGAATACGGGGTTCGTCGGGAAGGACGCTGCCCGGATCCTCTCGGAGGCGGGCATCCGCGCCGACTCGCGGATTCGCCTCGCTGTCGCGGAGGTCCCTGCCGAGCATCCGCTCGTCTGGACGGAGCAGATGATGCCGGTCCTGCCTGTGGTCCGCGTCGAGAACGCCGATCGCGCGATCGATCTGGCCAGGCAGGCCGAGCAGGGATGCGGCCACTCGGCGGTCATGCACTCCAGGAATCTCGATCACCTGAGCAGGATGGCGAGGGAGATGAACACGACGATCTTCGTGAAGAACGGACCCTGCTATGCGGGACTCGGGGAAGGCGGGGAGGGCCACGCGAGCTTCACGATCGCCAGTCCGACCGGGGAGGGGATGACCGGCCCGCGTAGCTTCAGCCGCGAGCGCCGTTGCGTCCTCGTCGACCATTTCAGGATCGTGTGAGATGAGGGGCTCCGCTGAGATGAGGAATCCCACCGAGACGAAGGGCCCCACTGAGACGAAGCACCCCGCACTGGCTCTGATCGAGCTTGATAGCGTGGCCGCCGGAATCCGCGCCGCCGACACCATGGTCAAGCGCGCGCCGATCTCGTTGCTCAAGGTCGGGACCGTACATCCGGGCCGCTACCTGGTCATGGTGGGCGGCTCGGTCGCGTCGGTGGGGGAAGCCTGGAAGGCGGGGCTGGAGGAGGGGCGGGGTTTCCTCATCGACGACGTCTTCCTCCCGGATGTCCATGAGCAGGTCCTCGAAGGGGCGCTGGGGCGGACGGCGCAGATCGAGGAGGAAGCGCTCGGGGTCCTTGAGACGCACGGGGTGGCCGCGCTGCTTCGGGCCGCGGACGCGGGCGTGAAGGGGGCCGCTGTCCGGATCGCGGAAATGCGGCTTGCCGATGGCCTGGGCGGCAGGGCGTTCGTCCTCTTCGACGGGCCGCTCCCCGAAGTGGAGGCGGCGCTCGAGATCGGCGCCTCGTCGATCCCCGAGGAGAGGGTGCTTCACCGGAGCATTCTGCCGAGGCTCGATGACAATCTCCGCCGCCTGCTCGGGACCTCGACGCGCTTCTCGGCCTGCGAGGCGGGCGAGCCCGAGGGGGCCGAGCAGCCGCCGAGCGACTAGGCGATCAAACGGGCGAGTTCGGGCAGGCCCGCTCATGTCAGCAACGGTCGGAGCCATCGAGAGGAAGCGGTTGTGCACCTTGGAAGAGTGATCGGGACTCTGGTCCCCGCGGTAGTCTACGAAGGCCTCGAGGGCGTGCCGCTCTTGTGGGTGCAGCCGCTCGACAAGGGCGAGCGGCCGAGTGGGCGGCCGTTTGTATGCGCCGATTGCACCCGGATGGCCGGCCCGACGGAGCTGGTCTACTGGGAAGCCGCCCGCGAGGCGGCGTTGACGCTCGATCCCTGGTTCGTGCCGGTGGATCACGCGGTGATCGGGATCGTCGACGGCATCCAGCTCGACGAGGCGCGGCCATGATCCTGGCCCGAGTCGTCGGCCGTCTCTATTCGACGATCCACCATCCATCCATGGCCAACAAGAAGATCCTCATCCTCGATCGGCTGAAGGCTGACGGCGAGCCTGCCGGAAGCTCGATCATCGCGCTCGACGCCGTCGGCGCCGGGGCGGGAGAGACAGTGCTCGTCCTGGACGAGGGGAACGGATCGAGACAGATCCTCGGCGATTCGCTCGCCCCCGTCCGCTCGATGGTCGTCGGAATCGTCGATCAAGTCGTCTGCGGACGCGAGGACTGGCCGTCCGCGCCGTAGGATACCGCCGAGAGACTCGGCCGCGCCTGCAACCGATTCGCGGCACAAACGAACGTCCCCTTGCCGACCCCTTCCGTGGGGCGGTAGTCTGACTCCTCCATGTCTTCCCGTCGCCGAGCGATCGAGGCCCGCGGCCTCACGAAGCGATACGGGGCCTTCACGGCCGTCGACGCGATCGACTTCGATCTCCTCCACGGGGAATGCGTCGGATTCCTGGGGCCGAACGGCGCGGGGAAGACCACGACCGTGCGCATGGTCTCCTGCTTCACGCCGATCACCTCCGGATTCGTGAAGGTCTTCGATCTGGACGTCGCCGACTTCCCCCGCGCCGTGAAGAAGGAGATCGGGATGTGCCCGCAGGAGGACAACCTCGATCCCGACTTCTCCGTCGGGAAGAACCTCCTCACCTACGCGCGCTACTTCGGCATCCCCGGGGGCGTCGCGCGCGAGCGGGCGGGCGATCTCTTGCGGATGATGCAGCTCGAGGAGCGGGCGAAGGCGAAGATCCAGGAACTGTCGGGAGGCATGAAGCGCCGCCTCATCCTCGCCCGCGCCTTGCTGAATCAGCCGCGCCTTCTCTTGCTGGACGAGCCGACGACCGGCCTGGATCCCCAGGCGCGCCACGCGATCTGGCAGAGGATCCGGACACTCAAGACCGAGGGGACGACGATCCTCTTGACGACGCATTACATGGAGGAGGCCACCCAGCTCTGCGACCGCGTGATCCTGATGGATCAGGGGAAGATCCTTCGCGAGGGCCGGCCGCCAGAGCTGATCGAGCGGGAGGTCGGCAAGCATGTGATCGAGGTCTGGAGCCGGATCGAGGAGGTGGCCGCCTTCGTCGCGGAGCGCGGATGGGCCCACGAGGTCGTCGATGCGCGAGTCTACGTGTATCTTCGCGACGGCGATGACGGCGCGAGGCAGCTCGAGGATCGCTTCCCGGGG
Encoded proteins:
- a CDS encoding aldehyde dehydrogenase EutE codes for the protein MSRLTDEEVSEVAARIAERLALGPTLGPKLGPKLGPTLGTKLGPGPGTKLGPGPEAGPEPTTGPESRAGPGLFVDVDSAVDAAGQAFRSFQKESLALRDRVVAAMRDSMLAVLEEISRMAVEETGLGRVEDKIVKNRLVAVKTPGTEALLPHAVSGDCGLMLLERAPYGVIGAITPVTNPTSTIICNSIGMLAAGNAVVFNAHPSAKGVSCHVVRLLNRAIRSAGGPADLICAVAEPTIESAKELMRHPGVRLLVVTGGAGVVVEAMRSGKRAICAGPGNPPVVVDESADIESAARDVVLGASFDNNVICTDEKEVFVVASVADALLQAMIRNGAYRLRADELRRVEQVIFKENRGQGRPGVVNTGFVGKDAARILSEAGIRADSRIRLAVAEVPAEHPLVWTEQMMPVLPVVRVENADRAIDLARQAEQGCGHSAVMHSRNLDHLSRMAREMNTTIFVKNGPCYAGLGEGGEGHASFTIASPTGEGMTGPRSFSRERRCVLVDHFRIV
- a CDS encoding ethanolamine utilization protein EutN; the encoded protein is MHLGRVIGTLVPAVVYEGLEGVPLLWVQPLDKGERPSGRPFVCADCTRMAGPTELVYWEAAREAALTLDPWFVPVDHAVIGIVDGIQLDEARP
- a CDS encoding BMC domain-containing protein → MRGSAEMRNPTETKGPTETKHPALALIELDSVAAGIRAADTMVKRAPISLLKVGTVHPGRYLVMVGGSVASVGEAWKAGLEEGRGFLIDDVFLPDVHEQVLEGALGRTAQIEEEALGVLETHGVAALLRAADAGVKGAAVRIAEMRLADGLGGRAFVLFDGPLPEVEAALEIGASSIPEERVLHRSILPRLDDNLRRLLGTSTRFSACEAGEPEGAEQPPSD
- a CDS encoding ATP-binding cassette domain-containing protein, with the translated sequence MSSRRRAIEARGLTKRYGAFTAVDAIDFDLLHGECVGFLGPNGAGKTTTVRMVSCFTPITSGFVKVFDLDVADFPRAVKKEIGMCPQEDNLDPDFSVGKNLLTYARYFGIPGGVARERAGDLLRMMQLEERAKAKIQELSGGMKRRLILARALLNQPRLLLLDEPTTGLDPQARHAIWQRIRTLKTEGTTILLTTHYMEEATQLCDRVILMDQGKILREGRPPELIEREVGKHVIEVWSRIEEVAAFVAERGWAHEVVDARVYVYLRDGDDGARQLEDRFPGIEHLLRQATLEDVFLRLAGRGLRG